The Aphelocoma coerulescens isolate FSJ_1873_10779 chromosome 2, UR_Acoe_1.0, whole genome shotgun sequence genome contains a region encoding:
- the RNF182 gene encoding E3 ubiquitin-protein ligase RNF182, whose product MTTQLPEESVETQSSDELECKICYNRYNLRQRKPKVLECCHRVCAKCLCKIIDFGDSPQGVIVCPFCRFETCLPDDEVSSLPDDNNILLNLACGGKGKKCLPDNPTELLLTPKRLASLVSPSHTSSNCLVITIMEVQRESPQTLNSTPVVEFYRPTSFDSVATVSHNWTVWNCTSLLFQTSIRVLVWLLGLLYFSSLPLGIYLLVSKKVTLGVVFVSLVPSSLVILMIYGFCQCVCHEVLDCMSS is encoded by the coding sequence ATGACCACTCAACTACCAGAGGAGTCCGTGGAGACCCAGAGCTCAGATGAGCTTGAGTGCAAGATCTGTTACAACCGCTACAACCTGCGGCAGAGAAAACCAAAAGTGCTGGAGTGTTGTCACAGAGTGTGTGCCAAATGCCTTTGCAAGATCATAGACTTCGGTGATTCCCCACAAGGAGTCATAGTGTGCCCGTTTTGCAGGTTTGAAACGTGCCTGCCAGACGATGAGGTTAGTAGTCTTCCTGATGACAACAACATCCTTCTGAATTTAGCTtgtgggggaaagggaaagaagtgCCTACCAGACAATCCAACAGAACTGTTGCTGACTCCCAAAAGGCTGGCATCTCTGGTTAGCCCTTCTCACACCTCTTCTAATTGCCTGGTTATAACAATCATGGAAGTACAAAGAGAAAGTCCCCAGACTCTGAACTCAACCCCTGTGGTGGAATTTTACAGGCCTACAAGTTTTGACTCTGTTGCAACTGTGTCCCACAACTGGACAGTGTGGAACTGCACATCTTTGCTCTTCCAGACCTCGATTCGGGTGCTAGTGTGGTTGCTAGGGCTGCTGTACTTTAGCTCCTTGCCTTTAGGGATTTATTTACTGGTATCCAAGAAAGTCACCCTTGGGGTTGTCTTTGTAAGCCTTGTTCCTTCGAGCCTTGTTATTCTCATGATTTATGGCTTTTGCCAGTGTGTTTGCCATGAAGTTCTAGACTGCATGTCATCTTGA